A genomic segment from Malus domestica chromosome 05, GDT2T_hap1 encodes:
- the LOC139195755 gene encoding protein Iojap, chloroplastic-like, giving the protein MAVLITLSVAGAGAGFRFSDDLQKLGCLQPRLCQSPTTIFPHKCLHCKCFWQAPRSKNLNLKSRELPRLRLARAKEAEDSFTPNVSEDTDDMFDDLFDKYGKVVYSSNDRKSPSTELDDDAESLSFAVAMANVANDVKAGDIKVLFVKPLVYWTRFFIIATAFSRPQSDAIASRIRDLAEEKYGRVSSGDSKPNSWTLLDFGDVVIHIFLPPQRAFYNLEEFYANATPVKLPFENQSPFRG; this is encoded by the exons ATGGCGGTGCTCATTACTCTGTCTGTCGCCGGAGCTGGTGCTGGATTCCGGTTCTCCGACGACCTCCAAAAGCTGGGTTGTCTTCAACCCAGGCTCTGTCAAAGTCCCACCACGATTTTTCCTCATAAGTGCTTGCACTGCAAGTGCTTTTGGCAAGCGCCTAGAAGCAAGAACTTAAATTTGAAGTCCAGGGAATTGCCCAGATTGCGTTTGGCTCGCGCCAAGGAAGCTGAAGATAGTTTCACTCCG AATGTAAGCGAAGATACAGACGATATGTTTGATGACTTGTTTGATAAATATGGAAAGGTGGTATATAGTAGCAATGACAGGAAGTCACCTAGCACAGAGCTTGATGATGATGCTGAAAGCTTATCAT TTGCTGTTGCAATGGCCAACGTTGCAAATGACGTAAAAGCAGGAGATATAAAGGTCCTATTTGTGAAGCCTCTTGTGTATTGGACTCGGTTTTTTATTATTGCCACAGCATTTTCTCGTCCGCAAAGTGATGCAATTGC GTCCCGGATAAgagatctggcagaggagaagtATGGAAGAGTTTCATCTGGGGACTCAAAACCCAACTCATGGACCCTGTTGGATTTTG GTGATGTtgttattcatatatttcttccGCCACAGCGAGCTTTCTACAACTTGGAAGAATTCTATGCTAATGCTACGCCCGTTAAATTGCCTTTTGAAAACCAGTCACCATTTCGAGGCTGA